From Deltaproteobacteria bacterium:
TATGCAAGAAATTCTGCCAGTCCTCTTGTGCTTAATACTTTTGTTATTGCCGCTGTTAGGCTGGTCTTGCCGTGGTCTACATGACCTATTGTCCCTATGTTTATGTGCGGCTTTGTCCTGTCAAATTTGGCCTTGCTCATAGAAACCTCCTAGTTTAAAGTGTCATAGTATCACAGTGTCAGAGGGTCAGAGTTAAATACTTAAGTTTTTTGCTTTGACTCTTTGACGCTCTGCTGCTTCTCATCTGTCTTTCTTTCTGGAGCCCACGACCGGGATCGAACCGGTGAACCTCTTCCTTACCAAGGAAGTGCTCTACCAACTGAGCTACGTGGGCATTAACTACAGGTAGAGGTAAAGGTAGAGGAATTAAATTTTAGCATTTTACCTATACCTGCTTTATTCTATACCTGTCTTTCTCTGGAGCGGGTGAAGGGAATCGAACCCTCGTATCCAGCTTGGAAGGCTGGAGTTCTACCATTGAACTACACCCGCACTAACTTACACAGTGGACAGTGAACACTGTCTTTATGGTGGAGAGGGGAGGATTTGAACCTCCGTAGGCAATGCCAGCAGATTTACAGTCTGCCCCCTTTGGCCACTCGGGTACCTCTCCATAAAATACAGTCAATAGCCCCTAATCCCTGTCTTTTTGGAGCTGGCGATGGGATTCGAACCCGCAACCTGCTGATTACAAATCAGCTGCTCTACCATTGAGCTACGCCAGCAAAAATCCAACCTGTATTTGTAAATAAATAAAATATGGATTCTTATATTGTAACAGGTTGGAATTGAAGAGGTTATTTATAAAATATTCCTTATTGATTGTCAAGCTTTTTTTTATTTTTGTCATTTAAGAATCAAAACCTTGCTATTTTTGAGAAAAAGTTACAGGAGGGGAAACAAAAAAACATATCCAGTTTTAATTTCACATTCCATTTAATTTATGGTAATCATTAATAATAAAAAAGCTCATTACCTATTACCTAAAATGGAAATACTAAAACACCTCAACCCCCAGCAGGCCGACGCCGTAAAAAAGACAGACGGCCCGATTCTCATACTCGCAGGAGCAGGGAGCGGAAAGACAAGGGTTCTCACCTACAGGATTGCCTATCTGGTACTGGGAAAAACCATCCCTCCGTATAATATCCTTGCAGTCACCTTTACTAATAAGGCAGCAGGGGAGATGAAGGAGCGGCTTGAAAAGATTTTAGGGCCAATGGCCAGAGATTTACTCTTAGGCACATTCCACAGCACTGGTTTACGCATTTTGCGAAAGGATGGCCATTATATCGGCATTGATCCGAATTCTATTGTCTATGACGATAATGATCAATTGGCGCTTGTAAAGCTCTGCATGTCTGAACTCCATATAAATGAAAAGGCATTCAGCCCGAGGGCAATCCTTTCCCACATAAATCAGGCAAAGAATGAAGCGCTTTCTGTGAATGATTATACAATGGAGGCTACAGACTTCTTTAGACAGAGGGCTGCCAATGTATATAAGCTTTATC
This genomic window contains:
- a CDS encoding GTP-binding protein, which codes for MSKAKFDRTKPHINIGTIGHVDHGKTSLTAAITKVLSTRGLAEFLA